CCCTTGCTGGCGGTGACTCGCAAGGTCTGCAGGCTCGCCCCTTGCGACGACAGCAGCAGGTAGGCGCCGACGGGGACGGGCTTGTCGACTTCGATCTGGGTCGCGCCCGGACTGACCGCCTTGGTGAGCACGGCATAGCTGCCTTCCAAGCCAATCTCGCTGTCCTCGACCAGCGCACCCGCGGCGCGAATGGTGATCGCGGAGAACTGACTGCCGTACACGCGACAGTTTCGCACCGTGACGTTGGCGTGCTTGATGTCGATGCCGCCGGTGATCAGCATGTTCTCGATCACCTCACCGGCCTTGGTGGTCACGTAGTTGCCGTTGTGTACTTTGAGGCTGCTCACGGGCGTCAACAGCCCGGTGGTCGTCGAGTTCGGAAAACCCGGCGGCACCAGGCAATCGAAGGCCGCCGAGACGCCCTTGGCGCCACAGCCTGTCGTCGGTGCGCCCCCGGAACCCGCGCTACCGCCACTTCCCGCGCTACCACCCGCTCCGGCGCCCGCGCCCATTCCCGCGCTGCCGCCCGCGGCGCCCGCAAATCCTGCCGCGCCGCCCTGCCCACCGCCGGCACTGCCGCCGCCGCTACCCGCGCTTCCTGCATCGCCGCCCGTTCCCGTCGCGCCGGCGCCCGATGCACCGGCTGCGCCCTTGGCGGGATCGTCGCTCGCAGACGAACAAGCCAGGAGCAGCGTGCTCCCCAGAAGAACCGCACCCAACCGCGTCGCATTCGCCATGTACCTTGAGTACGCGCAAGCGCGATCTCGCGCCATTACGAAGCCTGCGCGCTTTGAGCCGCCTGAACCCGGGCGCCTGCGCGCTTCGAGGCCCCGCAAACTCGATGCCCTGATTCTCGGCCCGTTTTGCGTTCGCTGCGATTCAGCGATTCGGTTCGACCTCGGCCTCGTGCTCCAGGGCGACGCCGTGCCGCTCGGCGCGCAGGGACTCGCCGCCGCGGCGCTTGGCATAGCGCTTCAAGCTCTCTTCGCTGACCACACCCACCGGCGGCGCGTCGGCCGGGCGTGGATCCTTGGAGTGCGCGCCAGCCAGGGTTTCTTCGCAACGCGATTCGAAGTCGCGTTGCCAATCCTCGAAGGTCGCGAAGCGCGCGGTGGGATCGCTGCCGTCGAAGAGCACGCGCTTGACGATGGCGTCGCGCGACACGAACACCGGCGAAAGCTCGGCGGGGTCGTAGGCGTCGCCGCGATCGAAGAGGCCACCGCAGATGGTGCGCAAGGTGCAGGCATCGCAGCCCTCGGCGTAAATGTGGCCCCAGCTCGTCTGGCGCACGGTCTGCTTCGCGTCCAGAAAGTGCACGATGCGCTCTTCGCCCTTGACGATCTTGCGGGTCTCGGTGCTGGCCCAGGCGAACTCCGTCATGTAGCAGAGGGGCACGCGCTCCACGCGGAAGCTGCGACCGCTCTGCTGCAGCAGGGCAAGCGCGCGGTGCAGCGACACTTCGAAATCGCGCAAGCGCGGCGTGAACATGTCCTGGTTCACTTCGGCGCGGCCCATGCTCGGGTCGAGGTTGTTCCAGACGAAATGCCGCACTTCGGGGTGATGCCGGATGAAGTAGCGGATGTTCTCGTCCAAGTGATCGGCGTTGAGCTTGTTGATCACGCAGTTGACGTTGGCCTGGATACCGAAACGCGCGGCGTTCTCCAGGGCGGCGAAGGCGCGCGGCAGCGTTGCGGGCGTTCCGCGGATCTGCTCTTCCACTTCGGGCCGCACCGAGTAGACCGATACGTGCACGAGCTCGAGCCCCGCTTCGGCCATCTCGCGGGCAAAGTCTTCGTCGGCCAAGCGCGTGCCGTTGGTGATCATGCGCACGTGCAGGCCCACTTCTCGGGCGTAGGCCGTGATGCGAGGAAGCTCCGGGTGCAGCGTGGGCTCGCCCCCGGTGAGGATCACGCCGAAGTACTTGCGTGCGACGAAGTCGTCCACCAACTCCTTCATGGTCTCGAAGGTGTGCTCGTAGGGCGTGGTCGGGTTGGAGCAAAAACCACAGAAGTGGTTGCAGTGGCGAACGACCTGGATGTAGCCGAGGTTCGCCATCAGCGCGGCCCGAACAGCGCCGCCGTGCGCGCATCACGACTCTGCACCCACTGGCGAAGGTGACGCGCCTTCGCGTCCAGGCGCGGGTCGCGCTGCGTCTGTCGTTGCATGGACCCAGGCGAAACCAGCAGGAATGCGAAGGTTTCCGCCTTGTCCTCTTCCAGCCCGCTCTTGGCGTACTCGGTGACGAAGCCGGCGCCCCCGCTGCCAAAACGCGAGGTTGCACCGTCACGCATGAAGCGTCCGCCAAAGCCATAGACGAAGTAGCGATCGTTCAAGGCCTCCCACTCGGGGTCCCGCGTGACTTGATCGTCGGCGGTGTAGTCCATGAAGTGGAACACCTCGTGATGCAGCAATCGGCGGAGGAAAGCGTCCGGCGCATCCACGTCGAGCACCAAGCTCTGCTCCAGGTTCGGGAGGGAGGGGATCTTGACGCCGGCCTCCTCGAGGCCCGAGCACAGCAGCACGCGTCGGAAGCGATGGGCACGCAAGAACCCGGTGGGATAGCGCGACAGCTCTTCGATCACGATGCGCGCCACCCTCGCGTCAGCGCCCGCTGCTGCACCACTCAGCCTTCCGCCGGCCAAGTCCAATCGGAATGCCTTCGTCGCGCGCCAGAGTTGCACGCCGATCGCGTCGGCGGCCTCTCCGTGCTCGTTCGTCGCGCGTTCGAAACCGTGATCGGCGAAGGACGCCTCCACCCGCTCGTCGATGGCCTCGAGGCGGGCCGCGTAGGCGGCGCGCTCGTCGACCAGGTTTTCGGCCATCCATCCCACCGCTGGCGTCACCACGAAGGCCGAGGCCACGGTCAGCGCCATGAAGCTGGGACGGAAGCTGCGGAAGTTCATCGAGCGGGGCGAGGCCTCTTCGAGTGCTTGGGAACGGACACCCAAGCAGCGCACCCGTTCAAATCTAACTGCGACCCCGGATGGGAAACAGCGGCCGCCGAAATTTTGGCCGAAAATCCCACATGTGGCACATCCACCTACATGCGCGCCTTGTGCCTGCTGGCCCCACTTTTGGCCGTCGGTTGCATTCGCGAGCCGTTTCCGGCCGAAACTCCGGCTCGATCTCCAGTGGCCGGCCCCGGCTACCAGTGGCCGCCGGCCGTGACCTATGCGGATGGGCCGGAGCCCGGCATTCCACCCGTCCCGCCGGAGGCGATTCCATCCGCCACTGCAGCGCCCGCGGTCTTTCAGCCGCCACCTCCCCCGGCGCGATTCCCGACGCCCATGGCACTGCCGATGCCACGGGTCGAAAGCCAAGTGCCTGCCGGGGGGAGCGAGTGCATTGCCAAGCTGGGCGCCCTCGGCGTGAACTTCGAGCGCCTCGACTCACGCAAAGGTGTCGAGACACCGGTGGTGGTCAAAGGCGATCTCGGCGGCGTGCGCTACGTCGCCGGTGCAGGCCTACCGCTCGAGCTCGATTGTCGCATGGCCGTCACCCTGCAAGAAGTCGGTCCGCTCCTGCGCGCCCTCGGTGTGAGCGATCTGCGCTTTTCCGGCGCCTACGTCTATCGCATGAGTCGTGTCGGGCGCCTGAGCTATCACGCCTACGGCCTTGCCATCGACGTGCATGCGCTGCGCGACGCGGCTGGCTGGCACGAGGTCAAGACCGACTTCGCGCGTGGGCTCCCCGACGGCTGCGCCCCGAGTGCTCCCGCGCTCAACCGCGTTGCCTGCGAGCTGAAGCGCACCGGGCGCTTCAAGGAAATGCTCACCCCCGACTACAACGCGGACCATCACGATCATTTGCACTGGGGCGTTGCGCCGCTACCACAGCCAGACGCGCCTGCACCCGCGGCGGGTCAGGCGGCGCTCAGCCTGAAACGGCCCTGACACGCGGGTTCAGCAGCGCCCCGCGAAGTCGACCCACGCGACGTGGACCCGCGCACACGGCGTACCCCCGCAAATCGACCGACGCGCCGTGCACCCACGCGATCCCCAACGCCACCGAAGCGTGGTATGCGAGGCCCATGAGCACGCAGTCCGTCGGTCAGGTCATGACCCCGTTTCCGCACTCGATCGACATCGGCGCCGACGTGCTCGCCGCCAAGGTGCTGATGGACGAACACGACATCCGCCACCTGCCCGTGATGCAGGAGCGAAAGATCGTCGGCGTGCTCACGGACCGCGACATCCAGGTCGCCGGAGCGCTGTCGTCCGACGACGCTCCCGCGCTGGTGCGCGAGGTCTGCCACATGCCGGCTTACGTGGTCGCCCACGACACGCCGCTGGCGACCGTGCTCGAAGCCATGATGGAGCGACACATCAGCAGCGCGGTGGTGACCGACGCCGACGCGCTTGCGGGCGTGTTCACGCTGACGGATGCGTGCCGGCTCTTGCTCGATCACGTCAATCGCAAGCACTAGCGCTCCTGGCGCCGGCGACCCCGCGCGTCTCGATCCGCCCGGCTGGCATGCGCTCGTCCTCCGCACGGCAGGCGCACGACGTCGTCGTCACCCACGCGCAGCAAGAGCGTGGGCCGGCGTCACGTACTCACGCTCCACCAGGCGCGCGGTGAAGCGTGCACGTAGGTAGAAACCACGCGGCAACGCCTGGGTGACGGCGCCTTCGGAGTCGAAGCCTCGACGACGGGCGCTGGCATTCGCCGCCTTGGGTCGAACTTGTAGCCAGCGGCCCAAGTGACCCGTGATGCGCTCTTCTTCTCCGCGTCCGATCAGGCCGGCCAGCTCTTCCCAGTCGAAGCGCAAGTCGCGCTCGTCCTCGGGGGAAGGGCTCCACAGCAGCGGCGCACCGATGCGACGCACGGGCACCGCCAAGTCCCGGGAGCCCTGCACCGGCACCCAGAGCACGCGCGCGAGCTTGCGCCGCACGCGCGAGGTTTCCCACTCCACGTCGGCGATCTCCGCGGGCGTGATCGTGCAGACGAAGGTGGACTCGCAAGGGTGTCCGCGGTCATCCACCGGCAGCGTCTTCAGCTCGATGCCTAGCTCGGGGAAATCCGGTTCGGCGCGCGAGCCCGCAGTCGCGCCCAAGGCGCGCTCGATGAGTTCGCCGACGATTCCCTTGTGACGACGCAAATCCAGCGGAAGCGACACGCCATGCTCCCCTGCCACGTCGCCCAAGCTGCAGCCGGCAAGGGCATCGGCGCGTTCGAGAAGCTCGGCGGCGCTCTGGGGCGGCGGCACGCGATCCACGCGGCCAGGGTAGTGCGGCGCCGCGAGCCGCGCGACCCCATTTCCGCACGCTGCGAAGGCACCAGAAGCGCAGCAATGCCAGGCAAATAGCGGAGATCTCCCAGCGTCCCCAGCCAGAGGCGCCCCATCGTCCGTTCCTTCCATGCGCAAGCAGTTGGCACCGCGGCGCCGATGGCGTTAAGGCTCCCGAGGTGCGAGCTCTTGGGCGATCGCTGTGCTTCGTCGGTCTCGGGCTCGTCGCCTGTGCCGGCAAGGAGCGCGATGAGAACGCGGCAGCGCCGAGCGCCACGCCACCCGCCATCGAGCCCGCACCCTCCGCCGACCCAGCTCCGACCGGCAGCATCGAGCCCGCGACAAGCAAGGATCCCGC
The DNA window shown above is from Polyangiaceae bacterium and carries:
- a CDS encoding CBS domain-containing protein, whose product is MSTQSVGQVMTPFPHSIDIGADVLAAKVLMDEHDIRHLPVMQERKIVGVLTDRDIQVAGALSSDDAPALVREVCHMPAYVVAHDTPLATVLEAMMERHISSAVVTDADALAGVFTLTDACRLLLDHVNRKH
- a CDS encoding radical SAM protein codes for the protein MANLGYIQVVRHCNHFCGFCSNPTTPYEHTFETMKELVDDFVARKYFGVILTGGEPTLHPELPRITAYAREVGLHVRMITNGTRLADEDFAREMAEAGLELVHVSVYSVRPEVEEQIRGTPATLPRAFAALENAARFGIQANVNCVINKLNADHLDENIRYFIRHHPEVRHFVWNNLDPSMGRAEVNQDMFTPRLRDFEVSLHRALALLQQSGRSFRVERVPLCYMTEFAWASTETRKIVKGEERIVHFLDAKQTVRQTSWGHIYAEGCDACTLRTICGGLFDRGDAYDPAELSPVFVSRDAIVKRVLFDGSDPTARFATFEDWQRDFESRCEETLAGAHSKDPRPADAPPVGVVSEESLKRYAKRRGGESLRAERHGVALEHEAEVEPNR
- the mutH gene encoding DNA mismatch repair endonuclease MutH codes for the protein MDRVPPPQSAAELLERADALAGCSLGDVAGEHGVSLPLDLRRHKGIVGELIERALGATAGSRAEPDFPELGIELKTLPVDDRGHPCESTFVCTITPAEIADVEWETSRVRRKLARVLWVPVQGSRDLAVPVRRIGAPLLWSPSPEDERDLRFDWEELAGLIGRGEEERITGHLGRWLQVRPKAANASARRRGFDSEGAVTQALPRGFYLRARFTARLVEREYVTPAHALAARG
- a CDS encoding extensin family protein produces the protein MAGPGYQWPPAVTYADGPEPGIPPVPPEAIPSATAAPAVFQPPPPPARFPTPMALPMPRVESQVPAGGSECIAKLGALGVNFERLDSRKGVETPVVVKGDLGGVRYVAGAGLPLELDCRMAVTLQEVGPLLRALGVSDLRFSGAYVYRMSRVGRLSYHAYGLAIDVHALRDAAGWHEVKTDFARGLPDGCAPSAPALNRVACELKRTGRFKEMLTPDYNADHHDHLHWGVAPLPQPDAPAPAAGQAALSLKRP